The genomic stretch CATGAATAAAAGTCATTGCCTATTATAAACCTATCATgaacataataaaaacaaaagacaTTGCCTATCATGAACCAACTATTGTCATTGCCTATCATTTCCTATCATGAACCAATACAAACAATTAGAAATTGAAGAGTTTTTAAAGATCTAATAGTCATTGCCTATCATGAACCCATTATTAAACTTTCAAACTGTAATTTAGAAAGTCAAGCATAGAATTCATCATGAACTTACCACAATATTCTTTGCTGCATCATTTACAAACGACCCGTCTTTTTTTTATGGGTTTCAATGTATAATTTTCCACGACTAGGTTGTTGACCGGTTTCCAAAAACTAAAGAAGAAAGTAAGTCAAAATAGATAGTAAGTCATATCAAATATTAGAACATacaaagttaatttttaaaactaCCATCTCATGTCTTTTTCTCGAAAGAGGTTTAGAACCACCGGTATGAGGAATCACTTGCTTGCTACGATTTTCTCTATTTTTGCGACAACGCTCCTATAAAAAATGAATACaagttaatttattaataatataactaaaatagaacaataaataaataaaagtagagATTGATGTTGGTGCTTGAGGTATATTATGAGCTTGAGGTAGAGATTGATGTGTAAGAGGAACTTGGGTTGGAATTTGAGATGAAGCATGAGCTTGAAGTGGAACTTGGGGTGAAGTATGAACTCTAGGTAAAACTTGATGTGTAAGATGAACTTGAGGTGGAACTTGAGAAAAAGCATGAGCTTGGGATGCTTGAGGTGATTGGGAAACTTGAGGTGAAGTATGGACTTGAGGTGAAGTATGAACTTGAGGTGTTGACTTTAATGGATTTGGAAAACGCTTTTGCTTTGCCATGCCTGCatattataacaaaataaataaaataaatatcaatgtTTAAAATACCTAACAGAACAGAGCCTTTATAGTTATGATTTAAAATAAGAATTGTAGAAAAACAAATATTAAGAGAACACCAATGTTTGCATCATCCTAAGCTCCTTTCTATCTACACACATAGTAGTACAGAACAAAGCCTACCTTACCTTATCATCTCAATTGTATAACTTTGAATGGAATCTCATAAATTATTCTAGATTTCCAAATCACTTCCTCAATCCCAAAGTTACACGGAAAGTTACCAacaaacaaacatcaacaatcacAAATTCAACTATTCAAAAAAAGGTTACACGGAAaacattgaaattgaaattttttaccTAATATTTAATCAACTACATCATCATTCAAATGATTTGTAGCTAATTGCACATACTCATCATCATTGTTATCAAAATGCAAAGGAAGTTCATGTTCTTCATATGACATGTTTTCATGAACTTCCTCTTCTACTTCTTCCCCCATTTCATACAAATCTCTCGGCTTTAAATGCACGGCAACACTCCATCCggtattaacaaaatcatcaacataataCACCAATTGAGCTTGAGATGCCTCAATATACGGATCATGTTCTTCACGGTCACCATTATGAATCAATCTATCAAAATTTACACAATTGAAATTCCAGCTATCCTTTTTATACCCTCTATCTCGTGTGGTATCTGCCCATTTGCATTTGAAAAGAGCAACCTTGAAATGACCATAGTAGTTAATCTCAATGATATCTTCCAACTTCCCATAATAAGGCAAATCTGCTTGTCTTAAGTTTCTATCAACACTACTTGAAACACAAGATGTGTTGGATGTTAGAAAAACCCCACTATTTTGTGTTCTTAATCCCTCTTCTCTAGATAATGTTCGAAATTTGAACCCGTTAATGTTGTAAGCAGTATATCTCTTTGCTTTGTCCAAAGGTCCCCGTGCTAAGAATTTTAGATCAGTTGAGTATGAATTGGCTGATTCTGGTTtcaaaatctaaattaaattgatTGCATTAGTTATCATATGAGATTAGATCTCATGGAATGATCACAAAATAACAAGAAAATTTGGAGTAATATTTATAACTTACCAATCTTTGAAAACAATCAACAAAATCTTTATACACTCTTTTTTCTATTTCTGTAGCAGAAGGTCTTCTTGACCTTGAACTTCTCCTTATGAAGTCTCTAAATTCTCTATgttaattaaacatatttaaatcattaattGAGACTAGGATGCTTAAAATATTCCATCAATAAACAAGACAGAGTTCATTCTATTTACTCACTCAACAAAAGGTGTGACTATTGCACAATTGAGAAGAACATAACGATGAGCTTGAATCTTTTGCAAACGAGTTAATGTGAAATCTGAGGAAGCTCCCACTGGTTTACCAAGTCGAGTGAAGACGGGAGATGCAAagtaagattcattctcatttgaGTCATCACAGACACGTCTAGGTCTATTGAACCGTGTCTCTATATCTTCAATGTACCGAGAACAAAAAGTGAGCGACTCTTCCATTATGTAACCCTCAGCTATAGAACCTTCTGCTTGAGCCTTATTGCGTACAAAGGATTTCAAATGACCTAATTCCCTATAAAAACCATTATAGAATTAGTGTATACAATATTGATGCATATAACAAGATGCTTTAAATTGTAAAAGTAATTAACTTACCTCTCTATGGGATACATGTATCGATAATGCACCGGACCTCCAAGTTTTGCCTCCTCTATTAGATGAACACTTAAATGAACCATAACTGTGAAGAATGATGGGGGGAATAACATTTCCAAATGACAAAGTGTAATAACAATACACTCTTGGAGATTTTGAAGGTCGGTAATATTTAAACTTTTCCAACAGAGAAGTCTATAAAATGAACAAAACTCCACCAAGACTGTTGTAACATGGTTTGGCAATAAATTGCGAATGGCTAAAGGTAGCAAGTATTCGAATAAaatgtgacaatcgtgacttttcaaACCAGAAATCTTTTGTTGAGCGTAATCAACACATCTAGAAATGTTACTTTAGTAACCATCTGGAAATCTAACATTTTTCAATGTGTTCAAAAACAACCTTTTTGTATCACGTGTTAGTGAAAACAAAGCAAAATGATATCTCCCTTTTTCATCAGGCCAAAGATCACGTCTAATACCCATCTCTTGCAAATCTTTTCGAGCATTGAGATTGTCTTTTGATTTATTCTTATCTTTCAGCAAAGTATCCAAGACATTGTCACATACagttttttcaatatgcataaaatCTAGATTATGACGCAGCAAATTAAACtcccaatatggaagttcaaagaatATACTTCGTTTATTCCACTGCTGAACTTTTTTTCTAGGTCTCTTTTTGTTACCATTCAACATTTCTCCTTTCCCAAATGTAACATCAAGATCTTTTGTTTGCCTTAAAATGTCAGATCCTGATATTTTTGATGGCGGATTTCGTTCTTCTGTGTCACCATTAAAGCGAACTCGATTTTGTCTAAATCTATGATTTCTGCTCAAAAAACGACGATGACCCATAAAACACCACTTCTTACTTTTACTAAAACGAAAACCTTATGAGTCAAAATTATAATTTGGGCAAGCTAAACCTGTATGTGTGTTCCAACCAGACAGATTACCTAGAGCCGGAAAGTCACTAATCGTCCACATAAGAGCTGCCCGCATTCTAAAACTTTCATTCATGGATACATCAAATGTTACCACGCCATCATTCCATAGCTCCTTTAACTCATTCACAAGGGGTTGTAAGTAAACATCTATATTATTTCCGGGACTCGATTTCCCAGGAATGATCATTGACAAGATGAAGGAAGTGTGCTTCATACACATCCAAGGAGGAAAGTTATATGGGATCAAGAACACTAGCCAAACACTATATTTAGAATTCATGGTCCCAAATGGGTTAAAACCATCACTGGCAAGTCCCAAGCGAACATTTCGATGATCTGAGGCAAACTCGGGATGAATTAAATTAAAGTTCTTCCATGCTTCACCATCCCTTGGATGTCTTAATAGTCCATCATTGTTATTTCCCGAAGCATGCCATCTCATATGCTCTGCAGTCTTAGAACACATGAACAATCTTTGCAATCTTGTTTTTAGTGGAAAGTAACGTAACACCTTTGcagcttgcttcttcttcttcttaggaTTCCATCGAGATGCTCCACAATGCTTGCATTCTTGTAGTTCTTTTTCGTCGTCTCCCAAGAACAACATACAATCATTTGGAcatgcatctatctttgtataaTTAAGACCAAGTTTATTGATGGCTTTCTTTGCCTCGTAAAATGAATGAGGTAACTTTGCTTGTTGAAACGCATCTCTCAACAAATCTAATATCATAGTAATTGCTTTGTCACTTAATCCACACAATACCTTTATATGATATAATTTGATTATAAATTCAAGTTTTGTATACTTGCTTCCTTCTTGCAATATCTGGCTTCCATCGTTGAGAAACTCACGAAAATCACCGCTATCAGCTCTTGTCCCTTCATTAGGTATGTCCTCTAAGGCTATCGGGTCTGATTCATTTAAATTAGCAGCATCTTGCCTATAGTTACCAAATGCATCATTGAGCATTGTTTCCATCATATTATATGATTGAAACTTATCTTGCACAAAGTCTTCATTTCTAGAAGACTCTGGAAGTTTTCTCTCACCGTGAAGGGTCCATACGACATAGTTCT from Vicia villosa cultivar HV-30 ecotype Madison, WI linkage group LG4, Vvil1.0, whole genome shotgun sequence encodes the following:
- the LOC131597125 gene encoding uncharacterized protein LOC131597125 is translated as MDKSWISKLHTTPEYEIGLDIFLDFAFKNVAVSDTIRCPCPMCRFLKPQTRSVVRDHLLCKPFPKNYVVWTLHGERKLPESSRNEDFVQDKFQSYNMMETMLNDAFGNYRQDAANLNESDPIALEDIPNEGTRADSGDFREFLNDGSQILQEGSKYTKLEFIIKLYHIKVLCGLSDKAITMILDLLRDAFQQAKLPHSFYEAKKAINKLGLNYTKIDACPNDCMLFLGDDEKELQECKHCGASRWNPKKKKKQAAKVLRYFPLKTRLQRLFMCSKTAEHMRWHASGNNNDGLLRHPRDGEAWKNFNLIHPEFASDHRNVRLGLASDGFNPFGTMNSKYSVWLVFLIPYNFPPWMCMKHTSFILSMIIPGKSSPGNNIDVYLQPLVNELKELWNDGVVTFDVSMNESFRMRAALMWTISDFPALGNLSGWNTHTGLACPNYNFDS